A region of Litorilinea aerophila DNA encodes the following proteins:
- the ftsH gene encoding ATP-dependent zinc metalloprotease FtsH, with the protein MNTNWSRNAFVYLLILVAGAALFFNIYRPDEAPQQISLSQLANAIENGRVQSVVVRSEEVQVIMSQDRPPLVTRREPGVPLTKTLVGLGVSPEKLAQVKIQYEAPGNTSNWLALLINLLPLIFIAGLFFILFRQTQGSNNQALSFGKSRARLFTGDKPTVTFDDVAGSDEAKEELREVVEFLKEPQKFAALGARIPKGVLLVGPPGTGKTLMAKAVSGEAGVPFFSISGSEFVEMFVGVGASRVRDLFEQAKRNSPCIIFIDEIDAVGRYRGTGLGGSHDEREQTLNQILVEMDGFGTDTNVILIAATNRPDILDPALLRPGRFDRRVTMDRPDLKGRRAILDVHVRGKPIAPDVDLDAVARQTPGFVGADLENVVNEAAILAARRNKRAIGMAELQEAVERIGMGGPERRSRLMSPREKEVVAYHEAGHALVARLCEHSDPIQKITIVPRGGAGGYVWRVSEQDRVLVSRSYFLDNIAVALGGRVAEELIFGDISNGASMDIQQLTTAARAMVTKYGMSEVMGPLQFGQQDELVFLGRELAEQRDYSEEVAEQIDAEVRRIVDEAYARVHNMISSHLDKLHAIARALLERETLDRQEFEAVFQAA; encoded by the coding sequence GTGAACACAAACTGGAGCCGCAACGCATTTGTCTATCTGCTGATTCTGGTGGCAGGTGCAGCGCTCTTTTTCAATATTTATCGCCCTGATGAAGCGCCGCAACAGATCAGCCTGAGCCAGCTGGCCAACGCCATCGAAAACGGCCGGGTGCAATCGGTGGTGGTGCGGAGCGAGGAAGTCCAGGTCATCATGAGCCAGGACCGCCCCCCCCTGGTCACCCGCCGGGAACCGGGCGTCCCCCTGACCAAGACGCTGGTCGGCCTGGGCGTCAGCCCGGAAAAGCTGGCCCAGGTCAAGATCCAGTACGAGGCGCCGGGCAACACCAGCAACTGGCTGGCCTTGCTCATCAACCTGTTGCCCCTTATCTTCATTGCCGGTCTCTTCTTCATCCTGTTCCGGCAGACCCAGGGCAGCAACAACCAGGCCCTCTCCTTCGGCAAGAGCCGAGCCCGTCTCTTCACCGGGGACAAGCCCACCGTCACCTTTGACGACGTGGCCGGCTCCGACGAGGCCAAGGAAGAGCTGCGGGAGGTGGTGGAGTTCCTCAAGGAACCCCAGAAGTTTGCCGCGCTGGGCGCACGCATCCCCAAGGGCGTGCTCCTGGTGGGGCCGCCCGGCACCGGCAAAACCCTCATGGCCAAGGCGGTCTCCGGCGAGGCCGGCGTGCCCTTCTTCAGCATCTCTGGCTCCGAGTTCGTGGAGATGTTCGTGGGTGTGGGCGCCAGCCGGGTTCGGGACCTCTTCGAACAGGCCAAACGCAACAGCCCCTGCATCATCTTCATCGACGAGATCGACGCGGTGGGCCGCTACCGGGGCACTGGCCTGGGCGGCTCCCACGACGAACGGGAGCAGACCCTCAACCAGATCCTGGTGGAGATGGACGGCTTCGGCACCGACACCAACGTCATCCTCATCGCCGCCACCAACCGGCCCGACATCCTGGACCCGGCCCTGCTGCGGCCTGGCCGCTTCGACCGCCGGGTGACCATGGATCGGCCGGACCTGAAGGGCCGGCGGGCCATCCTGGACGTCCACGTGCGGGGCAAGCCCATCGCACCCGATGTGGACCTGGATGCGGTGGCCCGGCAGACGCCCGGCTTTGTGGGCGCGGACCTGGAGAACGTGGTCAACGAGGCGGCCATCCTGGCGGCTCGCCGCAACAAGCGGGCCATCGGCATGGCCGAGCTGCAGGAGGCCGTGGAACGGATCGGCATGGGCGGCCCGGAACGGCGCAGCCGCCTCATGTCGCCCCGAGAGAAAGAGGTGGTGGCCTACCATGAAGCCGGCCACGCCCTGGTAGCCCGCCTCTGCGAACACTCGGACCCCATCCAGAAGATCACCATCGTGCCCCGAGGCGGCGCGGGCGGCTACGTCTGGCGGGTCTCGGAGCAGGATCGGGTCCTGGTCAGCCGCTCCTACTTCCTGGACAACATCGCAGTGGCCCTGGGGGGACGGGTGGCGGAGGAGCTGATCTTTGGGGATATCTCCAACGGGGCCAGCATGGACATCCAGCAGCTCACCACGGCGGCCCGGGCCATGGTGACCAAGTACGGCATGAGTGAAGTCATGGGGCCGCTTCAGTTTGGCCAGCAGGATGAGCTGGTCTTCCTGGGGCGGGAGCTGGCCGAACAGCGGGATTACAGCGAGGAGGTGGCGGAACAGATCGACGCCGAAGTCCGGCGCATTGTGGACGAGGCCTACGCCCGGGTCCACAACATGATCTCCAGCCACCTGGACAAGCTCCACGCCATCGCCCGGGCGCTGCTGGAGCGGGAGACCCTGGACCGCCAGGAGTTCGAAGCCGTCTTCCAGGCCGCGTGA
- a CDS encoding DNA translocase FtsK, with protein MAKTTVSASTQMTDLVQELREYLRAEFVGLVLFVAGALVLFTLGGDTPSWAEKMVGWTAPLWALALLLTGGVLMSRGRLGYWSVEAILGAELTLLALQSGTFAWHHATFDWSLRADGTNGGLVGWALGGILVATLGQWPAFVFICLVGLVGLVLLWRYTPLLYVAALLAHYLPPLARAVGQRLSAWFPPPEELEEPEAEWRAPLPATENFVPPVDEEPPAATPAPRRARASSPAQAREASKPTRKGREKGARAQRPVRPENSRLPSLDLLTPDSGTFQSGDVHLLGQLIEQTLHDFNVPVKVVHMESGPTVTQFGVEPLYVERSGKRRKVRVNRIVNLADDLALALAAPAVRIEAPVPGRPYVGIEVPNPEKTMVGLRGILESEAMRRQSGALLVGLGRDTAGAPVVMDLARAPHLLIAGATGAGKSVCINTIITSLLMQHGPETLRFVMVDPKMVELPGYNGIPHLIGNVITDVDHVMGALTWLLLQMDDRYRLFRELGVRNIDAYNKLARGRKRQAGLEPMPYIVLIIDELADLMMTAGEDIERQICRLAQMARATGIHLILATQRPSTDVVTGLIKANFPSRIAFAVSSQVDSRVILDTPGAERLLGRGDMLLMRPDLAKLLRCQGCFVSDEEIARVVAFWKAEAGDTSPAAVPPWNSLLDQLDDEDELIQDAIDVLRGMSSCSTSLLQRKLRVGYPKAARLMEELEARGIVGPDLGGGQGREVLLKEEEDEEGEVEG; from the coding sequence ATGGCCAAGACCACCGTATCCGCATCCACCCAGATGACCGATCTCGTCCAGGAGCTTCGGGAGTACCTGCGGGCTGAGTTCGTGGGCCTGGTGCTCTTCGTAGCCGGTGCCCTGGTGCTCTTTACGCTGGGGGGAGATACCCCTTCCTGGGCCGAGAAGATGGTGGGGTGGACTGCGCCCCTGTGGGCGCTGGCCCTGCTGCTCACCGGCGGCGTGCTCATGTCCCGGGGGCGGCTGGGCTACTGGAGCGTGGAGGCCATCCTGGGCGCGGAGCTCACCCTGCTGGCCCTGCAGAGCGGCACCTTCGCCTGGCATCACGCCACCTTTGACTGGTCCCTGCGCGCGGACGGCACCAATGGGGGCCTGGTGGGGTGGGCCCTGGGCGGCATTCTGGTGGCGACCCTGGGGCAGTGGCCTGCCTTTGTGTTCATCTGCCTGGTGGGGCTGGTGGGGCTGGTCTTGCTCTGGCGCTACACCCCCTTGCTCTACGTGGCCGCGCTGCTGGCCCATTACCTCCCGCCCCTGGCCAGGGCCGTCGGCCAGCGCCTGAGCGCCTGGTTCCCGCCGCCCGAAGAGCTGGAGGAGCCGGAAGCGGAATGGCGGGCGCCCCTGCCGGCCACGGAAAACTTCGTGCCGCCCGTGGATGAGGAGCCGCCCGCGGCGACTCCTGCCCCCCGGCGAGCCAGGGCCTCCTCCCCCGCCCAGGCCAGGGAAGCGTCGAAACCTACCCGCAAAGGGCGAGAAAAGGGAGCCAGAGCCCAGCGTCCGGTACGCCCCGAGAACTCCCGGTTGCCTTCCCTGGATCTGCTGACGCCCGATTCAGGCACCTTCCAGAGTGGGGACGTCCACCTCCTGGGGCAGCTAATCGAACAGACCCTCCACGACTTCAACGTGCCGGTGAAGGTGGTCCACATGGAGAGCGGCCCCACGGTGACCCAGTTTGGGGTCGAGCCCCTCTACGTGGAACGCTCGGGCAAGCGCCGCAAGGTCCGGGTCAACCGCATTGTGAACCTGGCCGACGATCTGGCCCTGGCCCTGGCCGCCCCGGCCGTGCGCATTGAAGCGCCAGTGCCGGGCCGCCCCTACGTGGGCATCGAGGTGCCCAATCCCGAGAAGACCATGGTCGGCCTGCGGGGCATCCTGGAGAGTGAGGCCATGCGGCGACAGAGCGGCGCGTTGCTCGTGGGTCTGGGCCGGGACACCGCGGGCGCGCCAGTGGTCATGGACCTGGCCCGGGCGCCCCACCTCCTGATTGCCGGCGCCACCGGCGCGGGCAAGTCGGTCTGCATCAACACCATCATCACCAGCCTGCTCATGCAGCACGGCCCGGAGACGTTGCGGTTTGTGATGGTAGATCCCAAGATGGTGGAGTTGCCCGGTTACAACGGCATCCCCCACCTGATCGGCAACGTGATTACCGACGTGGACCACGTCATGGGGGCGCTCACCTGGCTGCTGCTGCAGATGGACGACCGCTACCGGCTCTTCCGGGAGCTGGGCGTGCGCAACATCGACGCCTACAACAAGCTGGCCCGGGGCCGCAAGCGACAGGCCGGGCTGGAACCCATGCCCTACATCGTGCTCATCATCGACGAGTTGGCCGACCTGATGATGACCGCGGGCGAGGACATTGAGCGCCAGATCTGTCGTCTGGCCCAGATGGCCCGGGCCACAGGCATCCACCTGATCCTGGCCACCCAGCGCCCCAGTACCGACGTGGTGACCGGCCTGATCAAGGCCAACTTCCCCTCCCGCATCGCCTTTGCCGTCTCCAGCCAGGTGGACAGCCGGGTGATCCTGGATACGCCGGGCGCGGAGCGGCTGCTGGGCCGGGGAGACATGCTCCTCATGCGCCCTGATCTCGCCAAGCTCCTTCGCTGTCAGGGCTGCTTCGTCTCGGACGAGGAGATTGCCCGGGTGGTGGCGTTCTGGAAGGCCGAGGCCGGCGACACAAGCCCTGCCGCCGTTCCCCCCTGGAACAGCCTGCTGGATCAGCTCGACGACGAAGATGAGCTGATCCAGGATGCCATCGACGTCCTGCGGGGCATGTCCAGCTGTAGTACGAGCCTGTTACAGCGCAAGCTGCGGGTGGGCTACCCCAAGGCCGCCCGACTGATGGAGGAGCTGGAGGCCCGGGGCATCGTCGGCCCGGATTTGGGAGGCGGCCAGGGCCGGGAAGTGTTGCTCAAGGAAGAAGAGGACGAGGAAGGTGAGGTTGAAGGTTGA
- a CDS encoding histidine kinase N-terminal 7TM domain-containing protein — translation MGELNAMSDAMFSLGHLLTFANVALSSVLTILSFSLLAYTLTYNFRDAVARRFALLLACVMLVYASDVALDRVISADSAARWLRFQWLGIALLPVAYYAFSLAVLRTTNYPVARRRRVLWMIFTISLLSAASALFGRQLVGEVRYYPPISYLEAGPYFGLFALFFVLAVSLSLGNIWKARQRCLTDSSRQRMTYLLGAFLAPGVGIFPYLVGLSPFIGAPGSGIPILLLSLAVNSAVGIMLVLMSYTVAYFGVLTPDRVVRYRLLRFFTRGPVVAILVILAIQTVPTVERILGLPRDLVLFSVITGVIVLSQLILSVTKTLVDYVIYREDRDEIAWLRELDRRLLTTSDLRQFLENSLVALCELLRVPSGFVASVVGPDLILEVVVGPPDTRQQVLAVSDWSDALNRALKQSQGLYPISHAGFWLWPLLEPAQDNGSRAPVPPVLGMLGVKARTETPLLSQDELAVLERMIQRVARALLDRKLQQGVFVALRRIIPDIERIQELRGLIPYQTVDSAEPPAQALLNPSPIHSPEFEAWVKDALSHYWGGPKLTRSPLVHLRVVGAALEQADGNPTKALRLVLGTAIEKLRPEGKPNLSAPEWLLYNILEMRFIQGRKVREIADRLAISESDLYRKQRVAIGQVARVLTEMEQDNALERNSRSQVLEEAGERKA, via the coding sequence ATGGGTGAGTTAAACGCCATGTCGGACGCCATGTTCAGTCTGGGCCACCTGCTGACCTTCGCCAACGTTGCCCTGTCGTCGGTCCTGACTATCCTGAGCTTTTCCCTGTTGGCCTACACCCTCACATACAATTTTCGGGACGCGGTCGCCCGGCGCTTTGCCCTGCTCCTGGCCTGCGTCATGCTGGTCTACGCCAGCGACGTGGCGCTGGATCGGGTCATCTCGGCCGACTCGGCCGCGCGCTGGCTCCGCTTCCAGTGGCTGGGCATCGCCCTGTTGCCGGTGGCCTATTACGCCTTCTCCCTGGCTGTCCTGCGCACCACCAACTACCCGGTGGCCCGGCGGCGCCGGGTGCTCTGGATGATTTTCACCATTTCCCTGCTCAGCGCGGCCAGCGCCCTCTTTGGCCGGCAGCTGGTGGGCGAAGTGCGCTACTACCCTCCCATCAGCTACCTGGAGGCCGGGCCCTACTTCGGCCTCTTCGCCCTCTTTTTCGTACTGGCCGTCAGCCTCTCCCTGGGCAATATCTGGAAGGCCCGCCAGCGCTGCCTCACCGACAGCAGCCGCCAGCGGATGACCTACCTGCTGGGTGCGTTCCTGGCGCCGGGCGTGGGCATCTTCCCCTACCTGGTCGGCCTGAGCCCCTTCATCGGCGCGCCCGGTTCCGGCATCCCGATCTTGCTCCTTTCTCTGGCCGTAAACAGCGCCGTGGGGATCATGCTGGTGCTGATGAGCTACACGGTGGCCTACTTCGGCGTCCTCACGCCGGACCGGGTGGTGCGCTACCGGCTGCTGCGCTTCTTCACCCGGGGACCGGTGGTGGCCATCCTGGTCATCCTGGCCATCCAGACGGTGCCCACGGTGGAGCGCATCCTGGGGTTGCCCCGGGATCTGGTCCTGTTCAGCGTCATCACCGGGGTCATTGTGCTCAGCCAGCTCATATTGAGCGTAACCAAAACCCTGGTGGATTACGTCATCTATCGTGAGGACCGGGATGAAATTGCCTGGTTGCGGGAACTGGACCGCCGCCTGCTCACCACCAGCGACCTGCGCCAGTTTCTGGAAAACAGCCTGGTGGCCCTGTGCGAGCTGTTGCGGGTGCCCTCGGGCTTCGTGGCCTCTGTAGTGGGGCCAGACTTGATCCTGGAGGTGGTGGTGGGGCCGCCCGATACCCGGCAGCAGGTGCTGGCCGTGAGCGACTGGAGTGATGCCCTGAACCGGGCTTTGAAGCAGTCCCAGGGCCTCTACCCCATCTCCCACGCCGGCTTCTGGCTCTGGCCCCTTTTGGAGCCGGCCCAGGACAACGGCAGCCGCGCCCCGGTGCCTCCTGTCTTGGGCATGCTGGGGGTGAAGGCCCGGACCGAGACGCCCCTGCTGAGCCAGGACGAGCTCGCGGTGCTGGAGCGTATGATCCAGCGGGTGGCCCGGGCTTTGCTGGACCGCAAGCTGCAGCAGGGCGTCTTCGTCGCCCTGCGCCGCATCATCCCGGACATCGAGCGCATCCAGGAGTTGCGGGGGCTGATCCCCTACCAGACGGTGGACAGCGCGGAGCCGCCCGCCCAGGCGCTGCTGAACCCCAGCCCCATCCACAGCCCGGAGTTTGAGGCGTGGGTCAAGGATGCCCTCAGCCACTACTGGGGCGGCCCCAAGCTGACCCGCAGCCCCCTGGTCCATCTGCGGGTGGTGGGGGCCGCGCTGGAGCAGGCCGACGGCAACCCCACCAAGGCCCTGCGCCTGGTCTTGGGGACCGCCATCGAGAAGCTGAGGCCCGAGGGGAAGCCCAACCTGAGCGCACCCGAGTGGCTGCTCTACAACATCCTGGAGATGCGCTTCATCCAGGGACGGAAGGTGCGGGAGATCGCCGACCGGCTGGCCATCAGCGAGAGCGACCTCTACCGCAAGCAGCGGGTGGCCATCGGCCAGGTGGCTCGAGTCCTGACCGAAATGGAGCAGGACAACGCCCTGGAGCGCAACAGCCGCAGCCAGGTGCTGGAAGAGGCCGGCGAGCGTAAAGCGTAG
- a CDS encoding type II toxin-antitoxin system PemK/MazF family toxin has protein sequence MKRGEVWLVNLDPTVGAEIRKTRPAVLVSSDMVGILPLRVIVPITEWKDRYGMAPWMVRIEPTPANGLAKTSVADCFQIRSISTGRLVRKVGQVAAEEMDRIVEGIKLVIEA, from the coding sequence ATGAAGCGCGGCGAGGTCTGGCTGGTCAACCTCGACCCAACCGTCGGGGCGGAAATCCGCAAGACCCGGCCGGCGGTTCTCGTCTCCAGCGACATGGTGGGCATCTTGCCCTTGCGGGTGATTGTACCCATCACCGAGTGGAAAGACCGCTACGGCATGGCCCCCTGGATGGTGCGCATCGAACCCACACCCGCCAACGGATTGGCCAAGACTTCCGTGGCCGACTGCTTTCAGATACGCTCCATTTCCACCGGCAGACTGGTACGAAAAGTCGGACAGGTCGCTGCCGAGGAGATGGATCGGATCGTGGAGGGCATCAAACTGGTGATTGAGGCATAG
- a CDS encoding AbrB/MazE/SpoVT family DNA-binding domain-containing protein — translation MSVYPIQVTKRGVITLPAAVRKDNQIREGQMMTLVDLDGVFILMPRELQTDRLANRLAQAWQEQGLDLETMLKTLREVRSESTP, via the coding sequence ATGTCTGTCTATCCAATCCAGGTGACAAAGCGTGGTGTGATTACGTTGCCGGCTGCAGTCCGCAAGGACAACCAGATCCGGGAAGGCCAAATGATGACTTTGGTGGACCTGGATGGAGTTTTCATTCTGATGCCAAGAGAACTCCAAACTGATCGCCTGGCGAACCGTCTGGCCCAGGCGTGGCAAGAGCAGGGTTTAGACCTTGAAACAATGCTGAAAACACTGCGCGAGGTCCGGAGTGAGTCCACCCCCTAA
- a CDS encoding PIN domain-containing protein, with protein sequence MFLDTSVIFAAILSPQGGARMVFRLGESGLVHLWIGRQVLRECEAVVQRKAAPTLPDLALLLHTAGVQVGPEAGANHLEDAKRLVAYLPDALVLAEALETQPDWFLTHDHQHFLKLSNEEVSFQIGTPGDFLTWFRERTIQGD encoded by the coding sequence GTGTTTTTAGACACCAGCGTGATCTTTGCCGCAATTCTTTCTCCCCAAGGAGGAGCCAGGATGGTGTTTCGTTTGGGGGAGAGCGGCCTGGTGCACTTGTGGATCGGGAGGCAAGTTTTGCGGGAATGTGAAGCCGTAGTGCAGCGGAAAGCTGCCCCTACCCTGCCCGACCTTGCTTTGCTGTTGCACACGGCCGGCGTTCAAGTAGGTCCGGAAGCTGGCGCAAATCATCTGGAAGATGCAAAGCGGCTGGTCGCGTATCTGCCGGATGCCCTCGTCCTGGCAGAAGCCCTCGAAACCCAGCCGGACTGGTTTCTTACCCATGATCACCAACACTTCTTGAAGCTTTCAAACGAAGAAGTATCGTTTCAGATTGGAACCCCCGGTGACTTTTTGACCTGGTTTCGAGAGAGGACGATCCAGGGAGACTGA
- a CDS encoding fasciclin domain-containing protein yields the protein MHTLIRLTLFTLLALALTACRPTPTPTPSPVPPTATATPEPTATPVPPTATPEPVVMDLVDTLQARGNFSILLQIIQQTDLVEKLKSEGPFTLFAPDDAAFAALPEGTLASWQADPTGPLTDVLLYHLVAGQLSSADLAGAESLTTILGDPLPVSAQGEVLQVGNAQVVQPDVPATNGVIHQVDAVLLPPSLESGAP from the coding sequence ATGCACACACTGATCCGCTTGACGCTGTTCACCCTGTTGGCGCTGGCCCTGACGGCCTGCCGTCCCACGCCAACCCCCACGCCGAGCCCGGTCCCACCCACAGCCACGGCGACGCCAGAGCCCACCGCGACGCCCGTGCCCCCCACGGCGACGCCAGAACCGGTCGTGATGGATCTGGTGGATACCCTCCAGGCCCGGGGAAATTTCTCCATCCTCCTCCAGATCATCCAGCAGACCGACCTGGTGGAAAAGCTGAAGAGTGAAGGTCCCTTCACCCTCTTCGCCCCCGATGACGCAGCCTTTGCTGCGCTGCCCGAGGGAACCCTGGCATCCTGGCAGGCCGATCCCACTGGCCCCCTGACCGACGTCCTCCTCTATCACCTGGTCGCCGGCCAGCTTTCCAGCGCCGACCTGGCCGGGGCTGAAAGTTTGACCACCATCCTGGGCGATCCGCTGCCGGTTTCTGCCCAGGGCGAAGTTCTGCAGGTGGGCAACGCCCAGGTGGTCCAGCCCGACGTACCGGCCACCAATGGCGTGATCCACCAGGTGGACGCCGTTCTCCTGCCCCCGAGCCTGGAGAGTGGAGCCCCATAA
- a CDS encoding mandelate racemase/muconate lactonizing enzyme family protein, producing MPPTPTIQQIDTTVFRLPMAGTLRWGKSSALDEVRHVLVQVTLSDGSVGVAEAPPRPTIYGETAQSITGIIRHELAPRLLGLPVVAEEGPVLPKVQARLRQIPFNYAAKGALDMAIHDALARHRGISLAEHLGAGASRIKVSYILGIGDRETVLAEAVRVVEAGVRVLKVKVGRDWEEDLARITELQAILGDGVSLYADANECLEAEEAPRRLRQLAEMGLLYCEEPLPVELVRERAALRAGGHLPLIADDSAFSLRDLRRELALDTFDILNIKTARTGYSESHQMLALALQAGKGVMVGSQASAGLGTARAGLFAARSGIEHPSELSFFLKLREDIIDRPLCLQDGYIDVATLASVQVDPDRLRAAAVTEP from the coding sequence ATGCCGCCTACACCGACCATCCAACAGATCGACACCACCGTCTTCCGCCTGCCCATGGCGGGGACTTTGCGTTGGGGCAAGAGCAGCGCCCTGGATGAAGTCCGCCACGTGCTGGTCCAGGTGACCCTGAGCGACGGCAGCGTGGGCGTGGCCGAAGCGCCGCCCCGCCCCACCATCTACGGCGAGACCGCCCAGAGCATCACCGGCATCATCCGCCACGAGCTGGCGCCCCGGCTCCTGGGCCTGCCCGTGGTCGCGGAGGAGGGGCCCGTGCTGCCGAAGGTCCAGGCCCGGCTCCGCCAGATCCCTTTCAACTATGCGGCCAAAGGCGCGCTGGACATGGCCATCCACGATGCCCTGGCCCGACACCGGGGCATCAGCCTGGCCGAACATCTGGGCGCCGGCGCCTCCCGCATCAAGGTCAGCTACATTCTGGGCATCGGCGACCGGGAGACGGTCCTGGCCGAGGCCGTGCGGGTGGTGGAAGCGGGCGTCCGGGTGTTGAAGGTGAAGGTGGGCCGGGACTGGGAAGAAGACCTGGCCCGCATCACCGAGCTGCAGGCCATCCTGGGCGACGGCGTCTCCCTCTATGCCGACGCCAACGAGTGCCTGGAGGCCGAAGAAGCACCCCGCCGTCTTCGCCAGCTGGCCGAGATGGGCCTGCTCTACTGTGAAGAGCCCCTGCCCGTGGAGCTGGTCCGGGAGCGGGCAGCGTTGCGGGCCGGTGGGCACCTGCCCCTCATCGCCGACGACAGCGCCTTCAGCCTGCGGGATCTGCGCCGGGAACTGGCCCTGGACACCTTCGACATCCTCAACATCAAGACGGCACGGACAGGCTACAGCGAGTCCCACCAGATGCTGGCGCTGGCCCTGCAGGCCGGCAAGGGCGTCATGGTGGGCTCCCAGGCCAGCGCCGGCCTGGGGACAGCCCGGGCCGGACTCTTCGCGGCCAGATCGGGCATCGAGCACCCCTCGGAGCTGAGCTTTTTCCTCAAACTCCGGGAGGACATCATCGACCGGCCCCTGTGCCTCCAAGATGGCTATATCGACGTGGCCACCCTGGCATCCGTCCAGGTGGATCCGGACCGTCTGCGCGCCGCAGCCGTGACGGAGCCCTGA
- the pgm gene encoding phosphoglucomutase (alpha-D-glucose-1,6-bisphosphate-dependent), giving the protein MSIHQLAGKPAPRELLINIPRLVAAYYVQHPDPADPGQRVTFGTSGHRGTSAENSFNDDHIAAICQAIVEHRRSREIQGPLYLGMDTHALSEPAWITAVEVFAANEVELVVDQARGYTPTPVISHAILTHNRRQGAAQADGVVITPSHNPPEDGGFKYNPPEGGPADTATTRAIQQRANEILADGLREVRRLPFSRAMAASTTHRHDYITPYVADLDQIIDMEAIAQAGLKIGVDPMGGAGLAYWDPIAERYGLQIEVVNRAVDPTFSFMTVDWDGKIRMDCSSPYAMASLIQLKDRFDIAFGNDPDYDRHGIVTPSVGLMNPNHYLAVAIWYLFQNRPQWPAEAAVGKTLVSSSMIDRVAQHLGRRLAEVPVGFKWFVDGLLDGSYGFGGEESAGASFLRKDGTVWTTDKDGFIMDLLAAEITARTGRDPGQHYQALEEQFGSPVYERLDAPATPAQKQALANLTPEMVTATHLAGDPIVARLTHAPGNGAPIGGLKVVTENGWFAARPSGTEDIYKIYVESFKGPEHLEQLKAEAQEIVQSAFRAAGL; this is encoded by the coding sequence ATGTCCATTCACCAGCTAGCCGGAAAGCCAGCCCCGCGGGAACTGCTGATCAACATCCCCCGCCTGGTCGCGGCCTACTACGTCCAGCACCCGGACCCGGCCGACCCGGGCCAGCGGGTGACCTTTGGCACGTCGGGCCATCGGGGGACGTCGGCAGAGAACAGCTTCAACGACGACCACATCGCGGCCATCTGCCAGGCCATTGTGGAGCACCGCCGCAGCCGCGAGATCCAGGGGCCCCTCTACCTGGGCATGGACACCCACGCCCTGTCCGAGCCGGCCTGGATCACCGCGGTGGAGGTCTTTGCCGCCAACGAGGTGGAGCTGGTCGTCGACCAGGCCCGGGGCTACACCCCTACGCCGGTGATCTCCCACGCCATCCTCACCCACAACCGCCGGCAGGGCGCAGCCCAGGCCGATGGGGTGGTGATCACCCCTTCCCACAACCCACCGGAAGACGGCGGCTTCAAATACAACCCGCCGGAAGGCGGCCCTGCGGATACGGCCACCACCCGGGCCATCCAGCAGCGGGCCAACGAAATCCTGGCCGATGGCCTGCGGGAAGTGCGCCGCCTGCCCTTCTCCCGGGCCATGGCCGCTTCCACCACCCACCGCCACGACTACATCACCCCCTACGTGGCCGACCTGGATCAGATCATCGACATGGAGGCCATCGCCCAGGCCGGACTCAAGATCGGCGTGGATCCCATGGGGGGCGCCGGCCTGGCCTACTGGGATCCCATCGCCGAACGCTACGGCCTCCAGATCGAGGTGGTGAACCGGGCCGTGGACCCCACCTTTTCCTTCATGACCGTGGACTGGGACGGCAAGATCCGCATGGACTGCTCGTCTCCCTACGCCATGGCCAGCCTCATCCAGCTCAAGGATCGCTTCGACATCGCCTTCGGCAACGACCCGGACTACGACCGCCACGGCATCGTCACCCCCAGCGTCGGCCTGATGAACCCCAACCACTACCTGGCCGTGGCCATCTGGTACCTCTTCCAGAACCGACCCCAGTGGCCGGCCGAGGCCGCGGTGGGCAAGACCCTGGTCTCCAGCTCCATGATCGACCGGGTGGCCCAGCATCTGGGCCGGCGGCTGGCCGAGGTACCGGTGGGCTTCAAGTGGTTCGTGGATGGCCTGCTGGATGGGAGCTACGGCTTCGGCGGCGAGGAGAGCGCAGGCGCCTCCTTCCTGCGCAAGGATGGCACGGTGTGGACCACCGACAAGGACGGTTTCATCATGGACCTGCTGGCGGCGGAAATCACCGCGCGCACGGGCCGGGACCCGGGCCAGCACTACCAGGCGCTGGAGGAGCAGTTCGGCAGCCCGGTCTATGAGCGGCTGGACGCCCCGGCCACGCCGGCCCAGAAGCAAGCCCTGGCCAACCTCACCCCGGAGATGGTGACCGCCACCCACCTGGCCGGCGATCCCATCGTTGCCCGGCTCACCCACGCGCCGGGCAATGGCGCGCCCATCGGCGGCCTGAAGGTGGTGACCGAGAACGGCTGGTTTGCTGCCCGTCCCTCAGGCACCGAGGACATCTACAAGATCTACGTGGAGAGTTTCAAAGGCCCAGAGCACCTGGAGCAGCTCAAGGCCGAGGCTCAGGAGATCGTCCAGAGCGCCTTCCGGGCTGCCGGGCTGTAG